The DNA window AAGACCGGCTGGCTGTTGACCAAAAGCCACGACGTATCGCCGGTGGGGTTCTTGACCGCGAGCATGACGTCGCGCTGGGGCTGACCGGTCCGCAGTGCGACGATCGCAGGCTCGTTACGGCGCTCAGAATCCCGCCCGCCTTCGGCCGCCGGTTCCCAGAGGGATTCACCTGCCATACGGCCGAGCAGGTCGTCCGCGGGCACGCCAAGGATATCCCCTGCGGCCCGATTGCATTCGATCACCATGCCGTCGAAATCGCTCACGACGACTCCAGCGGGCAGGGCATCGAACAGCGACTGGTACTGGGCCTGACTCGCGGCCAGTGCCTCGGAGAGTGCAAGTTTCGAGGTGACATCGACCGCAGTGCCGAGGTAACCGGCAGGCTTGCCGTCGGCCGTGCGATGGCAGGTGAGCGTCAGTTCGACCGTGAGTCGGCCCCCGTCCTTGCGGACGTACGTCCAGGTACGTTCGGCCGGATGTGAAGGATCGGCCAGCCGGGCGATCAGTTCGAAGGGTGTGCCGGGGCGATCCGGTCGGTCGGCGCATGCGGCGAGGCGTTGCGTCAGTTCGTCGGAATCGTGGACCGCTGCCAGTGGCTTGCCGATCAGCTCCGCGGCCTGAAAGCCCAGCATCCGTTCCGCGCCGCGATTAAAGATGTTGATGTGGCCGGCGGCATCCGTGCCTATAACGGCCAGCTCGACCGCGGAGTCCAGAACTGCCCGCAGCTGCGCCTGCGTCGCGGCCAGTTGATCCTGGATCGACGGCGCATGCGACGACTCCACGCGCTGGTCGCGTCGATCATCGGTCGGCTGTAACCCGTCTGCCACGAATTTCCTCTTCCTGTCTGCCCGATCCGCAATGCCGAGACTCACTCCGAGTGTCGGCTGTAGCGGGCGGTGCGTTCAGTGGGAACGGGCGAAAGCGGGTATCCCCGACATGGGTCCGATAATCCATCATCGCAGCCCAAGCAGCACGCGACCTAAAGCACGACAAAGCGCGGCCGAATCTGCTGCCGCACGTAGGTCCGTGTGATGTCCATGGTCCCGCCGTCGCCGGGCTTTCCGTGCGCAGTCAACCACTGCTGGCCGCGTTCGAAGAACTCATCGAACGCAGCCGGCGACATCTGCTGGGCAAAGTGGGTATCGCGCCGCAGCGGGATGATGCGGCAGATCGGATCCCCCTTTTTGATCTCGATCCTCTTCTGACTGCGATCCAGTTCCAGCACCGTGTGCCACGGGTAGCTCGCCGGGAACCAGTCAGTCTCGATCAGCGCCGACATTGCCCGCCAGGGGCGCTGCAGGTTCGGAATGTCCGTCATCAGCAGGATCTCGTTCGGGTCGGTCTTGAGGAACAGGAACGTGCTGACCTTCACCTGGTGATTGATCGCGGCATAGACATCGTCGCTGATGACGTGCGGCAGCTTTTGCCCCTTCTGCCAGAACCAGGCGTACTGCTGCGTGAGCGGCCGGCCGATGGGGGCGTCGCCGTCGGCGTCTTCAGCACCGGAATCGACGGACGGCGGGCTCCAGTCGAAGTCGCTCTCGATGACGAGGTCATCCTCGACTTTCCAGTCGCCGTCACGCTTGCGTACGAGGGTGAGGTCGAAGTTGGCCAGCAGGTCAAAGCCGTAGGCGTTGGCACCGCGAAGTGGCGGGCACTCCTCCGGCCAGCCCTTGCCGCCGGTATGCTTGATGTAAATGTCCTTCGCCGGCTCGGGGTCGAAAAGGTCCTGGCGGAACTTAAAATAGTGGAGCATGTCGGGTCGAAGTGTACCGGCAAAACACGGTCCGGGCTCGCCAGGGCCGGCAACACCCGCCGTACGCCGCGTCAAGTAGCAGCGACTGATGTCCCTGCCTGTACCCCGCTGAGCGGGCCCGCGGGGCCGGAAAGAACTCCTTCTTTTGCGGCAAATTTCTGCTCCGCATTTGCGGGCGAGGCGGATAGCTTCACTGAACCAGTCTCTGCCTTGGACCACTTTGGACGTCCCAGGAGCGACGACGACTGACGGAGATCTCGCCCATGACTCGGCCCAACTTGCTCGAATCCCTTGAATCCCGACTGCTTTGGTCCGCCGCGCCGGTGCCGGCGGCGGCTTCGCTGCCCGTCGGTTCGGTCCCGCCTCCCTTTGGCGTCACCTTTGGCGTCGCCGAATCCACCACGATCAACGCGACGGCCGGCAAAGTCTTCGCGGGGCCGGTGGGCAAGATCAAGCAGGTTTCGGTTGCAAACGTGAAGCTGCTCGCCACGATCGATTGGGGCGACGGGCAATCCTCGCCCGGCTTCGTGTACAAGCTGCCCACCGGCAGCTTCCAGATCACCGGCAAACATACCTGGAGGTTCGGCGGCACCTATGCCGTCACCGTGAGCGCGTGGGGCGTCCCCGATGCACCGCCCGGCGTTCCCGTCCCTGCGATCGCCTACCCGTTTCCGACGATCTTCAGCAAGGCGATTGTCGAAGGGCCGGCCGCACCGCAGCCGTTCAAAGGCACCGGCGTCACGCTCAATCTGACGGCCGGGGCGTCATTCAACGGATCGGTCGGCGGCTTCGAACTCGCAAATTCGCCGACGATCGGCGCTCTCTCGGCGAGCATCGATTGGGGCGACGGCACATCGTCCGCAGGGACGGTCGCCAAGTCGTCCGGCGGCGCCTACCTCGTGAACGGTACGCACATCTATGACAGAGCTGGCACGTTCGCGATCAAGACGACCATCAAATCCGGCCCGCCGATCGGTCCCGGCCCGCAACCCCTCTTCCCGTCGCGCGTCCTCGGCACGATCGAGAGCAAGGCTGTCGTCACGTCCGGCACCCCGGTGGACCAGGGAACGGCAACGCTGGTGTCCGGACTGCTGACCGTCCGCGGCACCAACCTTGCCGACAAGATTGACATCACCCAGATCCCCGGAGCGGCTGGGGCGACGGCGGAGAAGGTTGTCGTCCGGATCAACACGCAGACGTTTTCCTTCAGCGCCTCGGCAGTGAAGAAGGTCGAGGTTTACGGTCGCGGCGGGGCGGACGACATCAACCTGCACGGCGAACCTCCGCCCACGCCCATCATCGATCCTCCGCCGCCATTCCCCATCCCTGTGGGAACCGGCCTCAGCATTCCGCTGCCCAGCATCGGGCTGCGCGTCGCCGCCACTGTCTACGGCGGCTGGGGCGACGACACCATCCTCGGCGGCCGGAGCAATGACACCCTGCTCGGCGGACGGGGCAACGACCAGCTCAACGGCGGGCTCGGCACTGACAAACTCTTCGGCGACGACGGCAATGACTCCCTCACCGCCTCCCCCGGCAACGACAGCGCCTATGGCGGAGCCGGATTCGATATCGCGATTGTCATCGGCACCGGCGTCCCGCCCCCGCCCGACAGCCCGCCACCCGTGTTCTACTTCTTCGGCTACGTCGATCCCGACGTCGAAGTGGTCGCCATTCCGCCGTGAACTGACGCGGCTCAGGCCGCCGCCCGGCGGGCAACAGGAGTAGATGGTATGGGTATCATCCGTTGAACGCTTTCATATCCGCGTTCACCGTGATGAAATCCATGCGATTCGACTCGCGCCGATCGGCCTAACCATGCGCTGTTTTCACGTCGCAGCACTTGCGATCACCGTTCTATCCGCCGCCGCTTCGGCAGCGCCGATTGATTACGCCCGGCAGATCAAGCCGCTGCTCCACGAAAAGTGCAACGCCTGCCACGGGTCGCTCAAGCAGAAAGCGGGTTTGCGAACCGATGCCGTGCAGTTGCTGCGTGCCGGCGGCGACGGCGGGGCGGCCATCGTCGCGGGCAAACCGGATCAGAGCCTGTTGATTCATGCCGTGGAAGGAACCCACAACGCTCAGAAGATGCCCAAGGACGGTGCGGCGCTTTCAGCCGAGCAGATCGGACTGCTGCGCGACTGGATCGCACAGGGCGCGATCGCCGAATACGAGGTGGTTCCGCTGAGCCCCGCCGAACACTGGGCGTTCAAGCGACCGGTGCGACCTGCGGTATCCGCTGTCAACACACCGGCGGGCGAGGTTCGCAATCCGATCGATGCGTTCATCGAATCCGACCGGGCACGCCTGGGGTTGTCGCCTCTGGCCGAGGCACCGAAACACCTGCTTTTGCGACGCGTGTATCTCGACCTTGTCGGCGTTCCACCCACGCCGGCAGAGATGGACGCCTTCCTCGCCGACGGCTCCCCGAGCGCCTACGAAAGCGTTGTCGACCGCCTGCTCGCCGACAGTCGCTACGGCCAGCGGTGGGGGCGACACTGGATGGACGTCTGGCGGTACGCCGACTGGGCCGGGTACGGGAAAGAGATCCGCGAAAGCCGACGCGGCATCTGGCGGTGGCGCGACTGGATCATCGAGTCGCTTAACGCCGACCGGCCCTACGACGAGATGCTACGGCTGATGATCGCCGCAGATGAGATCGTCGGATCGACTGGCGCAAGCAGTTCCGGGGTCGCCACACCTTTCAACACCGCCGACCTTCGCGCCGGCGGATACCTGGCGCGGAGCTGGTTCAAGTTCAACAAGAACGTCTGGATGGACAATACGGTCGAGCACTTCGGCAAGGCATTTCTAGGCCTGACCCTCAACTGCGCCCGGTGCCACGACCACAAGTACGACCCGATCGAACAAGCCGAGTACTACCAGCTGCGTGCGTACTTCGAGCCGATTGACGTCCGCTCCGATCCCGTCCCTGGCCTGCCCGACCCCGAGCAGGACGGCATCGCGATGGTGTACGACAAGGATGCCGCGGCACCGACCTACCTGCTGCACCGCGGCGACGAGAAGCAGCCGGTCAAAGACCGCCCGATCGCCGCCGGAACACCTGCGATCTTCGGAAATGCCGAGCCGATTCGGCCGGTGAATCTCGCGGCGGCGGCCTGGTATCCGGGCTTTCGTGACGGCGTCCGGAAAGACCTGCTGGCCAAAGCGACGGCGGCCGTAGAGGCCGCCCGCGCCGAGGCAGACAAAGCGGCCGCGAACACCAAGGACCTTGCCCGCGCAAAGCAGGCCGCTGCAGAAGCAGAGCTCGTCGCCGTCGCAGCCCGCCTCGAGGCCGATGACGCCGGCTACTCGTCAGATACGACACCCGATCGACGCAAGGCTGCGGCCGAGGCGGCCCAAAAATCCGAGCGTGCTGCGGCCGTCGCCAGGGCCGAGGCGACGGTGCTTGCCGCAGAACAAGCACTCGCCGAGGCCCAGGCCGCAACCCGACCAGCGGCCACTCGGCCGGCTCCAAAACCAAAGAAGCCTGCCGAAGACAAGGCCAAGGCCGTCGCCGACGCCCGCAAAGCACTGGATACCGCCAAGGCAGACCAGGGCAAGCCGCTCGACGGCAAGTACACCGCGCTGACCGCAACCTATCCCACAACGAGCACCGGTCGTCGAACGGCGCTTGCCGCGTGGGTGACATCGCCGAAAAATCCGCTGACCGCCCGCGTCGCGGTCAACCAGATCTGGATGCGGCACTTTGGCAATCCGCTGGTGCCGACCGAGTTCGACTTCGGCCTCAACGGCAAGCCGCCGACCCACCCGGCCTTGCTCGACTGGCTCGCCGTCGAGCTGGTGGAGCGTGGCTGGTCGATGAAAGCCATCCATCGGCTCATCGTCACCTCGGCGACTTATCGTCTCTCCTCCGGCGGCACGGCAGATGACGGACCTTACGCCGCCAACGCCAAGATCGACCCAGACAACATCCGCCTGTGGCGTGCCAACGTCCGGCGAATGGACGCCGAGGTCGTCCGAGACAGTCTGCTTTCAGTCACGGGCAACCTGGACGCTTCGCTCGGCGGGCCGGAACTGGACGAAGGTGCTTGGCAAAGCAGCACGCGACGAAGTCTGTACTACCGCCACGCGTACGAAAAGCAGGGCGTCTTCGCTTTGGTGTTTGACGGCCCTTCGCCGACCGAGTGCTACCGGCGGGTCGAAACCGTAACGCCGCAGCAGTCGCTGGCGCTGGCCAACAGTGCACTCGCCGTCTCGAACGCGCGGCATTTGGCGGCGGAACTTGCCAAACAAGCGTCACCCGGCGACGGCGAGACGGGCTTTATCCAGTCCGTTTTCACCCGCGTATTGAGCCGATCGCCGACGGCCGACGAGCTCGCAACGTGTACGACCTTCATTGAAAAGCAGTCAGCATTGCTGAAGGACGCAAAGGCACTCAAACCGCACGATGGAATAGAGAAAGCCACCGTCCCGGCGGCAACGGATCCGGTGCAGCGTGCCCGGGAGAATCTCGTGCAGGTGCTGCTGAATCACAATGACTTCGTGACGATTCGTTGAGCCGTCGGGCCTGCGGTAGGAGCATGTAGCCGTACCCGTGTCCGACGACAGTGCCAGTGTAACCGACGGGCAAGCGCTCTTGCCCACGATACAACCATCATGGCCCACGACCCCTCCTGCCGCCGATTCCCGCGCCGAACCCTGCTCGCCAATCTCGGCATGGGCGCGACCGGTATTGCGCTGGCGGATCTGCTGCATTGCGACGGCGTAGCCGGCGCGGCGACGCCGGCGGCCGCGGACAACGTCAAGTCCGCCATCACCGCCGGGCTGCCACACTTCGCGCCGCGGGCCAAGCGCGTCATCTGGTTGTTCATGGTGGGCGGGGTGTCGCACCTGGAAAGCTTCGACCCCAAGCCCGAGCTCAACAAATACGCCGGCAAGGAAGTGAAGGATACGCCGCACAAAGCGGTGCTCGAAAGCCCGCTAACCAGGAACGTCCGCATCGCCGTTCAGAACGATGCCAACGGCCACATCCGGCCGACGCTCTACCCGCTGCAGATCGGCTACAAAAAGCGCGGCCAGTCGGGTATCGAAGTCAGCGACTGGTTCCCCCACGTCGGCGACTGCATCGATGACATCGCGGTCGTGCGGTCGATGTGGACCACCAACGACAACCACGGCGGGCAGCTTCAGTTTCACACCGGCCGGCATTCGCTCGAAGGGCCTTTCCCCACGATCGGCTCGTGGGTGCATTACGGGCTCGGCAGCGAGAACGAGAACCTGCCGCGGTTCGTCGTCCTCGGTACACCGCTGGCCGACTGCTGCGGCGGACAGAACGGACACGGCTCCGATTACCTGGGCCCCGAGCATCGCGGTATTCGTCTGAACGCCGACCCGAAGAACCCGATCCCTTTCGCCGCGCCGCCGGTCGGCGTGTACCGCGAAGAGCAGGAAGCGCAGTTCGACCTGCTTCGCGAGCTCAACGGCTACGCCGCCGTCGAATACCCGGCCGACGACGCGTTGCGGGCTCGTATCAAGTCGTACGAACTCGCGTTCCGCATGCAGGCGGCCGTCCCCGAATCGATGCGCTTCAGTGATGAAAGCGCCGCAACGCGAGAACTCTACGGCCTGGACAACGGCACCACGCGGCCCTTCGGCGAACTCTGTCTCGCCGCGCGTCGCTTGGCCGAGCGTGGCGTGCGCTTCGTGCAGGTCTATCACGGCAGCAACGGCGGGGCGGGTGCGTGGGATGCGCACAGCAACCTCAAAACCGGCCACGCGAACCTCTGCGCCCAGACCGACAAACCGATCGCCGGCCTGCTGAAAGACCTCAAAAGCCGTGGCCTGCTCGACGAGACACTGGTCGTCTGGGGCACCGAGTTCGGCCGAACCCCCGGAGCGCAAGGCGGCAACGGCCGCGACCACCATCCCTTCGGATTCAGCGTCTGGCTGGCGGGCGGCGGCGTGAAGGGCGGCACCGTCCATGGCGCGACCGATGAGATCGGCTTCCACGCCGTCGAACATCGTCACTACGTCACCGACCTTCACGCCACCGTGCTGCATCAGCTCGGCCTCGACACCCGCCGGCTCAACATCCCCGGCCGCAAACGGCTGGAGATCGATTACGGATCGCCGATGCGTGACATCCTGGCGTAACCGCACTGGCGTGATCACACTGCCAATGTCCGGCCCGCCGATTACGCCGATGGATCGGCATTCGTCACGCCGTTAGCATTCCGCCATGGCACGTCTGACACGATTGCTGCTCCGCGAAGACGTGCTCTGGGTGGGTGCGTTGGTCCTCATCCTGCTGTTCACCGGCCTTTCCGCCGCCGATCGCCCGGAGGAAGTCGCCGTACTCGATACCGCGCGTCAGATGCTCGGCGGCGGGTTTGATCGCTGGATGATTCCCCGTATCGAAGGCAGCGCAAGACTCGAAGGACCGCCGCTGGCCTACTGGTTGGCCGCCGGGTCTTACAAGATCTTCGGCGTTCGCGAGTTCGCCGGCCGGCTGCCGTTCGCGATCGCCGGTTGGCTGACGGCGCTGCTTACATGCCGATTCGCAACACGGCTGTACGGCCGTCGTGCCGGGTGGCTGGCAGGCGTCGGACTACTGGGAACCTGGCTCTTCGCCCGTCACACCCAACTAGCCGAACCGGACATGCTGGCGGCTTTGTTTGTCACGCTCGGGGTGTACGCAATTCATAACGCGTGCGATCCGAACAACCCCGCCGGCAAGCCGCGCAGATTGTTTCACATCGCCGGGCTGGCGATCGGACTTACCGCGCTAAGCAACGGGCTGCCGGCGGTCTTCCCGGTGCTGTTTCTTCTCGGAATCGCCGGCGCGTCCCGCAGCACCCAGCCACTGGTGCGGTTCGTCCGCAGCGGCGCGCCGCTGACAGCTCTCGCCGTCATGTTGCCCTGGTTGATCTTCGTCGTTCAGCGTCTCGGCAGCGATGCGCTGTTCATCGAACTGCGTGGCGCGATCTACGGCACCGGCGTTACTGAACCACTTTACAGCTACGCGCCCTGGCTCGTGGCAGGCCTCGCCCCGTGGACGGGGCTGGCGCTATTGGCATTGATCATTGCCGGCGCACGACTTCCGTACGACCGCCGCAGTCAGCGGGTCTTCTGGTGGCTCGGCGCGACACTGGTTCCGCTGCTGCTGATCGGAACACACCAGCGACAGTTTCTCCTTCCGGCGCTCCCACCGATCCTGGTTCTGACCGGATGGCTGGTCGATCGCTGGCTGCGAATGCCGATGTCCAGCCGGCTCGTGCGGTACTGCCGCCGAGTCGCGGTCGGAACGGCCGCCTGCCTGGGCGGGGCAATCGCGATTCCTTTCGCAGCCAGTACCGAACGCGGCACCCTCGGCTGGGCAGACGCCGCGGCAGTCGGCGGACTGGTGCTGCTGGTGGCGGCACTTTTCTGGCTGCGCGTGCGACTTCGATCGACGCCAGCCGCGGGCATCTATCGCACCGTTGTCGCTTCCGGCGTCGCGGTCACCCTGTTGGTCGGTCTGTGGCTGCCGACGCTCCAACCGATCAACGCCCGGAGCATGTCGCGCCTGCTGACCGACCAGTTCGGGCCGCGACAGTACTGCTTCTATGGCACCGGCGACCCCGCGCTGGCGTATAGCCTGCGGCGGTCGGCGCCGGTTCTTTCGCAACGCGAACAGCTCGAAGAACTCCTCGTTCGCGAGCCTCGAACGGTCGTGCTCCTGATCGGCGACAACTCGCAATCACTCCCCGGACTGCCGACCGGGCTCGTCGTCCGTGCGACCTTCAAGCAGGGCGTGCGAACACTGCACGCCTGCGAGTACGCGCCGGAAATCCTAACGCCGCCGGATGGCGTCATCGTCGGGCGCATCTCGCCGCAGGAACGACAGGTCAACCTGCTCGTCACGGGGGACTGGGGCCAGGAAACAATCGCGCAAGCCGAAGTCGCCGCGACTATGAGCCTGTACGGCGTCTGGCACCGCCCGCCGATCGACGCGGTGATGTTCGTCGGTGACAACTTCTACGTCCCGCTGCGCGACACGAACGATTCGGCGTGGCAGGTACTGTTCGAAAAGCGCTTCCGAACGTCAGACCTGCCGATCCCGTTCTACGCCATCCTCGGCAATCACGACTACGAGGGGCACAAAGACGGTGTCCAGTTAGCGTACGCCCGCGAACACCCCGGGACGCGATGGAAGATGCCCGCACGCTGGTATCGCGTCGATCTTCCGCCCGATCGCCCGCTCGTCACGGCTCTGATGCTCGACAGCAACCACTCCGACCTTACCCCGGCCGACTGGGCGGCCCAGAAGCGATGGCTCGCCGATCAACTGAGCCAGCCCCGCTCGGCCCGATGGACGATCGCGCTGGCGCACCATCCTCTGTTCAGCAACGGCATGCACGGCGACAGCGCCTTGCTCCAACGGGAGTGGGGCGACCTTCTACAACGCGGAAAGGTCGATTTCTATATCGCCGGTCATGACCACGACATGCAGCACCTCGAGATCCCGGGGTACTCGACGCAGTTCCTGGTTTGCGGCGGCGGCGGGGCGGAAATCCGTGCGATGCGCCGCGACGACCGCGGCCCCTTCTCCCGAAGCATGCACGGCTTTACGCACCTGCGGTTCGGCGAATTGGCGATGGAAGCCGCCTGCGTCGACCAGCGTGGAAAGCAGGCACACCTGCTGTCGCATCCGCCGGCCTCTGCTTCGTCCACTCGCCCGTCCGCCGATCCCCGTTAACGCCAGCCGACGCCCGCCGGCCATGCCAAACGACGCTGATGCGATCCGACTTTTGAAAGAGCCCGTCGCCACCCTTGCTTCAACCCGCCTCTTGCCGTATTGTTTCCCGCCCCGTCAGGTGTCCAACTGACAGGGTCAGGCGTAAACCCTGATGGCCCCATCGTCTAGCGGTTAGGACACGGCCCTTTCAAGGCCGCGACACGGGTTCGATTCCCGTTGGGGTCATCCGCGAATCATCGCAGCGTCAGGAAGCCACCGGAACTCCCGGTGGCTTCTTGCGTTGCGCGGCGGGGCCGCAGCCTCGCCGATTCAAAACCTGTCCTCGACATTTTTTCGCTTGACGACAGTCGTCGTCGATCCTATCTTTCCGCCATCGACGACAAGTGTCGTCGATTTTCGTTCCCGCGCGTTTTCCCAGGAGCTTTCCCATGCCCGATCCCCAGGGCACGCTGACCGCCGCCCAGTACGAGATCATGGTCGTCGTCTGGGATGCCGGCGACGCCGGGGTTGGCGTGACCGACATCTGGCAGGCGACCGCCGGCCGGCGGGAGGTCGCCCGGACCACCGTCCTGAACCTCGTCGACCGGCTTGAGAAGCGCGGCTGGCTGCGTCGGACGGCCGACGGGAATTCCTACCGCTATACCGCCGCCATCCCGCGCAGCCAGGCCGAATCGAAACTCGCCTCCGGATTCCTGTCTGAGTTTTTCGACGGCTCGGCGGTGCAAATGGTCCAAAGTCTCCTCGGATCCGACGAACTCTCCGGGGCTGACATCGGCAAGCTTCGACGCCTGCTCGATGAAGCCTCCAAAGCCAGATCGTCGTCCGCCACCGACGACGCGAAGGGCCAACCGCCGCCGAAGGGAGGCCAATCATGAGCTGGCCGACCACCGATGCACTCCTTTCCACCGACCAGGCGCTATTTGCCGTCAGCCTGTCGCTGGCGGTGATCGTCGCCGGCGGGCTGGGGCTGGGTCTTGCCTGGCTGACCCGGCGACGTCCCGCGCCGCTGCGCTACGGCCTCATGCTCTCGTCGCTCGGTATCGCGGTGCTGTCGCCGCTCCTGACCGTCATCTCGCAGCAGGCAAAGCTCGGCTGGCTTCGCGTGACACCGCCCGACGTCGCGCCTGCCGTCCACGCCGCCGAGCATCTGCCTGCGTCTGCGGCGTTCGACGGCGAGACCCTTCCGCCGGCAGTCTCGGCCAAAGTGGTTGCCGTCGCTCCGTCTATGCCGGCCATCCCATGGACGCGCGTTATCGCCACCGCTCTGATCGCCGTTTGGATCCTGGGCGCCCTGATCTCACTTTGGCGGATCGGCTGGGGCGTGGTCCGCCTGCGGAGGTTCATCCTGACGCTGCGTCCGTGCGAAGACCGGGCGGCGACCGCACTGCTGCGGCGCGCCGCCGAACTGCTCGCGCTGCGGCGCCGGCCGGCGATGCTCGTCTCGGACGCACTGCCCGTGCCGATGGTGATCGGCCTGCGTCGGCCGATCGTCGTGCTTCCAGCGCAACTGCCGCGACGGCTCGACACCGAAAAACTCGAAGCCGTCCT is part of the Humisphaera borealis genome and encodes:
- a CDS encoding DUF1501 domain-containing protein, with amino-acid sequence MAHDPSCRRFPRRTLLANLGMGATGIALADLLHCDGVAGAATPAAADNVKSAITAGLPHFAPRAKRVIWLFMVGGVSHLESFDPKPELNKYAGKEVKDTPHKAVLESPLTRNVRIAVQNDANGHIRPTLYPLQIGYKKRGQSGIEVSDWFPHVGDCIDDIAVVRSMWTTNDNHGGQLQFHTGRHSLEGPFPTIGSWVHYGLGSENENLPRFVVLGTPLADCCGGQNGHGSDYLGPEHRGIRLNADPKNPIPFAAPPVGVYREEQEAQFDLLRELNGYAAVEYPADDALRARIKSYELAFRMQAAVPESMRFSDESAATRELYGLDNGTTRPFGELCLAARRLAERGVRFVQVYHGSNGGAGAWDAHSNLKTGHANLCAQTDKPIAGLLKDLKSRGLLDETLVVWGTEFGRTPGAQGGNGRDHHPFGFSVWLAGGGVKGGTVHGATDEIGFHAVEHRHYVTDLHATVLHQLGLDTRRLNIPGRKRLEIDYGSPMRDILA
- a CDS encoding metallophosphoesterase, encoding MARLTRLLLREDVLWVGALVLILLFTGLSAADRPEEVAVLDTARQMLGGGFDRWMIPRIEGSARLEGPPLAYWLAAGSYKIFGVREFAGRLPFAIAGWLTALLTCRFATRLYGRRAGWLAGVGLLGTWLFARHTQLAEPDMLAALFVTLGVYAIHNACDPNNPAGKPRRLFHIAGLAIGLTALSNGLPAVFPVLFLLGIAGASRSTQPLVRFVRSGAPLTALAVMLPWLIFVVQRLGSDALFIELRGAIYGTGVTEPLYSYAPWLVAGLAPWTGLALLALIIAGARLPYDRRSQRVFWWLGATLVPLLLIGTHQRQFLLPALPPILVLTGWLVDRWLRMPMSSRLVRYCRRVAVGTAACLGGAIAIPFAASTERGTLGWADAAAVGGLVLLVAALFWLRVRLRSTPAAGIYRTVVASGVAVTLLVGLWLPTLQPINARSMSRLLTDQFGPRQYCFYGTGDPALAYSLRRSAPVLSQREQLEELLVREPRTVVLLIGDNSQSLPGLPTGLVVRATFKQGVRTLHACEYAPEILTPPDGVIVGRISPQERQVNLLVTGDWGQETIAQAEVAATMSLYGVWHRPPIDAVMFVGDNFYVPLRDTNDSAWQVLFEKRFRTSDLPIPFYAILGNHDYEGHKDGVQLAYAREHPGTRWKMPARWYRVDLPPDRPLVTALMLDSNHSDLTPADWAAQKRWLADQLSQPRSARWTIALAHHPLFSNGMHGDSALLQREWGDLLQRGKVDFYIAGHDHDMQHLEIPGYSTQFLVCGGGGAEIRAMRRDDRGPFSRSMHGFTHLRFGELAMEAACVDQRGKQAHLLSHPPASASSTRPSADPR
- a CDS encoding BlaI/MecI/CopY family transcriptional regulator, coding for MPDPQGTLTAAQYEIMVVVWDAGDAGVGVTDIWQATAGRREVARTTVLNLVDRLEKRGWLRRTADGNSYRYTAAIPRSQAESKLASGFLSEFFDGSAVQMVQSLLGSDELSGADIGKLRRLLDEASKARSSSATDDAKGQPPPKGGQS
- a CDS encoding PSD1 and planctomycete cytochrome C domain-containing protein, coding for MRCFHVAALAITVLSAAASAAPIDYARQIKPLLHEKCNACHGSLKQKAGLRTDAVQLLRAGGDGGAAIVAGKPDQSLLIHAVEGTHNAQKMPKDGAALSAEQIGLLRDWIAQGAIAEYEVVPLSPAEHWAFKRPVRPAVSAVNTPAGEVRNPIDAFIESDRARLGLSPLAEAPKHLLLRRVYLDLVGVPPTPAEMDAFLADGSPSAYESVVDRLLADSRYGQRWGRHWMDVWRYADWAGYGKEIRESRRGIWRWRDWIIESLNADRPYDEMLRLMIAADEIVGSTGASSSGVATPFNTADLRAGGYLARSWFKFNKNVWMDNTVEHFGKAFLGLTLNCARCHDHKYDPIEQAEYYQLRAYFEPIDVRSDPVPGLPDPEQDGIAMVYDKDAAAPTYLLHRGDEKQPVKDRPIAAGTPAIFGNAEPIRPVNLAAAAWYPGFRDGVRKDLLAKATAAVEAARAEADKAAANTKDLARAKQAAAEAELVAVAARLEADDAGYSSDTTPDRRKAAAEAAQKSERAAAVARAEATVLAAEQALAEAQAATRPAATRPAPKPKKPAEDKAKAVADARKALDTAKADQGKPLDGKYTALTATYPTTSTGRRTALAAWVTSPKNPLTARVAVNQIWMRHFGNPLVPTEFDFGLNGKPPTHPALLDWLAVELVERGWSMKAIHRLIVTSATYRLSSGGTADDGPYAANAKIDPDNIRLWRANVRRMDAEVVRDSLLSVTGNLDASLGGPELDEGAWQSSTRRSLYYRHAYEKQGVFALVFDGPSPTECYRRVETVTPQQSLALANSALAVSNARHLAAELAKQASPGDGETGFIQSVFTRVLSRSPTADELATCTTFIEKQSALLKDAKALKPHDGIEKATVPAATDPVQRARENLVQVLLNHNDFVTIR
- a CDS encoding DUF6065 family protein, producing MLHYFKFRQDLFDPEPAKDIYIKHTGGKGWPEECPPLRGANAYGFDLLANFDLTLVRKRDGDWKVEDDLVIESDFDWSPPSVDSGAEDADGDAPIGRPLTQQYAWFWQKGQKLPHVISDDVYAAINHQVKVSTFLFLKTDPNEILLMTDIPNLQRPWRAMSALIETDWFPASYPWHTVLELDRSQKRIEIKKGDPICRIIPLRRDTHFAQQMSPAAFDEFFERGQQWLTAHGKPGDGGTMDITRTYVRQQIRPRFVVL
- a CDS encoding calcium-binding protein, producing the protein MTRPNLLESLESRLLWSAAPVPAAASLPVGSVPPPFGVTFGVAESTTINATAGKVFAGPVGKIKQVSVANVKLLATIDWGDGQSSPGFVYKLPTGSFQITGKHTWRFGGTYAVTVSAWGVPDAPPGVPVPAIAYPFPTIFSKAIVEGPAAPQPFKGTGVTLNLTAGASFNGSVGGFELANSPTIGALSASIDWGDGTSSAGTVAKSSGGAYLVNGTHIYDRAGTFAIKTTIKSGPPIGPGPQPLFPSRVLGTIESKAVVTSGTPVDQGTATLVSGLLTVRGTNLADKIDITQIPGAAGATAEKVVVRINTQTFSFSASAVKKVEVYGRGGADDINLHGEPPPTPIIDPPPPFPIPVGTGLSIPLPSIGLRVAATVYGGWGDDTILGGRSNDTLLGGRGNDQLNGGLGTDKLFGDDGNDSLTASPGNDSAYGGAGFDIAIVIGTGVPPPPDSPPPVFYFFGYVDPDVEVVAIPP